CACCAGGCGCAGGGCCTGCCCCCGCCGGAATCCCAGCGCCGCCGCGGCCTGCCATTGCCCCGGCGGCAGGCTGAGGATTCCCGCATGCACCGAATGCGCCAGATAGCTGCCGCCGATCAGCGACAGCGCGACCACCACCGTGTCCACGCCCGGCACGTCGATGCCGAACAGGATGGGAAGCAGGAAGTAGGTCCAGAAGATCAGCATGATCACCGGTATGGCGCGGAAGAAGCCGAGCCCCAGGAGCAGCGCTTCGTGCGCGAATCCGCGGGTCATGGCGAGCGCGATGCCGAATACGAGCCCGAGTACGCCGGATGCCAGCGCCGAGACGACGCTCAGCACCAGCGTCAGCGCGGCTCCGCCCAGTGCTCCGTCGGGCCACGCGCCGAGCATGAAGTAGGAGAAATTGCCGGCGACGACCGAGAAGTCCATGGCTCAGCTCCCTGCGCCGGGCGCCGGCCGGCGGCGCTGCACCCACTGGCCCGCCAGCTCGATCGCGGCGATGGTGCCGATATAGAGCAGCGTGGCGACGCCGAAAGCCTGGAAGGTCTTGAAGGTTTCGGTCTCGACCTGGCGCGAGGCGTACGACAGCTCCGCGAGGCCGATCGCCATCGTCAGCGACGAATTCTTGACGGCATTCATGTATTGGCCGAGCAGGGGCGGCAGCGCGATGCGAAACGCCTGCGGCATCACGATGTACAGCCAGACCTGCAGGCGGGTCAGCCCCAGCGCCTGCGCGGCGGTGATCTGGCTGCGGGGAACGCCCTGCACGCCGGAACGGAATTCCTCCGCGATGAAGGCGGAGGTGTACAGCGTCAGGCCGAGGAAGCCGGCGAGGTATTCGAACGGCGGCCAAGCCACGCCGAAGAAGGCCAGGTGCCAGTGGTGCGGCGTGTTCAGCCACGTCAGCAGGCCCTCCGGCATCAGCGCGCTGGCGCCGAAATACCAGAAGAACAACTGCACCAGCAGCGGCGTGTTGCGGAACATCGACAGCCACGTGCGTGCTGGCCACGACCACAGCGGCGAGCGCGCGACACGGGCGAGGCAGAGGGCGAGACCGAGTGCGGTGGCGGCGGCCGATGCCAGCGCGGAGAGCGCCAGGGTGACCCCGAAACCTTCGATCAGCCAGCCCAGATATTTTGGTGCGAGCAGGTCGGCGGCCATGGCGGGGCGGAGAACGTCATCGGAAGCGGGTACGAAAACGGCCCGCCGCCGGTCTGGATGCCGGGCGGGGGCCGGAAGCGCAGGGCGTGTTACTTGTCGCCGATGCGGAAGATGCGGGCGAGCGGGGTCTTGGTGGCGGGGCCGAACCAGGCGTCGTAGATCTTCTGCGCCTTGCCGCTGGTTTCCAGCTCGCGCAGCGATTGATCGACGAACTCGGTCAGCCGCGTCTCGCCCTTGGGCAGGCCAGCCCCGATCAGGTCGTCGGAGATCGAGAACGGGGGGATCTCGTACTTGTCCCTGTCGGGGACGTTGGCGAGCAGGCCGATCAGCTTCGGGCCGTCCTGCGTGATCGCCTGCACGTTGCCGTTGCGCAGCGCGGTGAAGGCGAACGGGGTGTCGTCGAAGGCGACCAGCGTGGCGCTGGGATATTTCTCGCGCAGCACGATCTCGTTGGTCGTGCCCTTGTCGACGCCAATGCGCAGCTTGCCGAGCTGGTCGGGCGAGTTCAGGGTGCCTTTCCTGGCGATGAACTGCTGGCCGGAGGCGAAGTAGGGAATGCTGAAGTTGACCTGCTTCGCGCGTTCCTCGGTGATGGTGAAGTTGGCCAGCACGACGTCGACCTTGTTGGCGGTCAGCAACGGAATGCGGTTGGCCGGATTGGTCGGCACCAGCTCGAGCTTCACGCCCAGCCGGGCAGCCAGTTCCTTGGCGTAATCGACGTCGAGGCCGGCGATCTGCTTGGTCTTCGGATCGATGAAGCCGAACGGCGGGTTGCTGTCGAACGCGGCGACGCGCAGCACGCCATTCTTCTTGATGTCGTCGAGACGGTCGGCCTGGGCCAGGCCGGAGAGCAGGGCGAGCG
This DNA window, taken from Thauera sp. K11, encodes the following:
- a CDS encoding amino acid ABC transporter permease, producing MDFSVVAGNFSYFMLGAWPDGALGGAALTLVLSVVSALASGVLGLVFGIALAMTRGFAHEALLLGLGFFRAIPVIMLIFWTYFLLPILFGIDVPGVDTVVVALSLIGGSYLAHSVHAGILSLPPGQWQAAAALGFRRGQALRLVILPQALPIMVPSFINQWVALIKDTSLAYVIGVGELSFVATQVSNREMVYPTEIFLFVALVYFILCSTLELCANRLARRFANRAA
- a CDS encoding amino acid ABC transporter permease, which translates into the protein MAADLLAPKYLGWLIEGFGVTLALSALASAAATALGLALCLARVARSPLWSWPARTWLSMFRNTPLLVQLFFWYFGASALMPEGLLTWLNTPHHWHLAFFGVAWPPFEYLAGFLGLTLYTSAFIAEEFRSGVQGVPRSQITAAQALGLTRLQVWLYIVMPQAFRIALPPLLGQYMNAVKNSSLTMAIGLAELSYASRQVETETFKTFQAFGVATLLYIGTIAAIELAGQWVQRRRPAPGAGS
- a CDS encoding ABC transporter substrate-binding protein, with the protein product MKKLHLATLAALALLSGLAQADRLDDIKKNGVLRVAAFDSNPPFGFIDPKTKQIAGLDVDYAKELAARLGVKLELVPTNPANRIPLLTANKVDVVLANFTITEERAKQVNFSIPYFASGQQFIARKGTLNSPDQLGKLRIGVDKGTTNEIVLREKYPSATLVAFDDTPFAFTALRNGNVQAITQDGPKLIGLLANVPDRDKYEIPPFSISDDLIGAGLPKGETRLTEFVDQSLRELETSGKAQKIYDAWFGPATKTPLARIFRIGDK